Genomic window (Chryseobacterium sp. H1D6B):
CCTGTTACCATACCCAGCAGAGAACTTGAAGAATTATTGCTGATTCCTGCATAGGAAGCTATCGTATTTACCAATCCATTCAATTTATCACCAAAAACAGATGACAGCAGATTTGAAATAACAGGGCTGTTGGAAGCACCTCCTAATAAGTCGCCTAAAATTCCACTAGATGAGGCACCGGTAATTGCATCTAAAACGCCGGGATTACTCGAATTATTTGCCAATCCTCCTACTACAGCAGGAAGTAAACCTCCAATTGCTTTAGAAATACCAGACTCACTCTCTCCAAGCTGCGATGCAGACTGAGAAATTAAAGCGGGACCTAATTGTCCTTTAATTAAATCAATTACATTTAAAGACATAATAAATTATTTTTAAGATTAATGTTGACATAAATTTAAACAAAAATCTGTCCAAATGTTATTTTTTTTTAATATTTATTGGAATTTAAATGAAATTTTTGAAAAATTATTAAAATTTTTAATACGCTTTTGCGAACAATACACGTCTTTTGGATGGTTTTCCTGAAATAAGAGAAACACCTTCTTCTATATCATTATCTAAAGGAATACATCTTATTGTAGCCTTAGTTTCATTCTTTATCTGCTCCTCTTCTTCAGCTGTACCGTCCCAATGTGCATAGATAAAACCTCCTTTTTCTTTTAAAACATTTTTAAATTCTTCATAAGTGTCAACTTTAGTAATATTTTCATTTCTAAAATTAAGAGCTTTCGTATAAATGTCTTTTTGGATGGTCTGTAATAATTCTTCGATGTAAGTATCTAAACCTTCAATAGAATGCGTCTGTTTAGTAAGGTTATCTCTTCTTGCAATTTCAACAGACTTATTTTCTAAATCTTTTGGTCCGATAGCAATTCTTACCGGTACACCTTTTAATTCATATTCTGCGAATTTCCAGCCTGGTTTGTTCTGTGTATCATTATCAAATTTCACGGAAATACCTTTAGCTTTTAATTTAGCCTGAATATCTAAAGCAACCTCACTGATCTGGTTTAATTGTTCATCACCTTTAAAAATAGGAACAATAACCACCTGGATAGGTGCCAATGTTGGAGGCAGAACCAATCCGAAATCATCAGAATGGGTCATAATAAGAGCTCCCATTAAACGGGTTGATGTTCCCCAAGATGTTGCCCAGGCATGTTCAATTTTTCCTTCTTTATTAGTGAATTTTACATCAAAAGCTTTAGCGAAATTTTGTCCTAAGAAATGAGAAGTACCTGCCTGAAGCGCTTTTCCATCCTGCATTAGAGCTTCAATACAATATGTGTCATCAGCACCTGCAAATCTTTCAGAAGGTGTTTTCATCCCTTGAATGACAGGCATTGCCATAAAGTTTTCTGCAAAATCTGCATAAACGTTATTCATTTTTGCCGCTTCTTCAACAGCTTCATCTTTAGTTGCATGAGCAGTATGGCCTTCCTGCCATAAAAATTCTGCTGTTCTTAAGAATAAACGGGTTCTCATTTCCCAACGGACAACATTAGCCCATTGGTTGATCAAAATAGGCAGATCTCTGTAAGACTGGATCCAGTTTTTGTAAGTACTCCAGATAATTGCTTCTGATGTTGGGCGAACGATAAGTTCTTCTTCTAATTTAGCATCAGGATCTACAATTAATTTATGAGGATTATTAGGGTCAGTTTTTAATCTGTAATGGGTAACAACAGCACATTCTTTTGCAAAACCTTCAGCATTTTTTTCTTCAGCCTCAAACAAGCTTTTGGGTACAAAAAGCGGGAAATAAGCATTAACGTGACCTGTTTCTTTGAATTTCTTATCCATTTCGTCACGCATTTTTTCCCAGATCGCGTATCCATATGGTTTTATAACCATACATCCCCGCACGCTGGAGTTCTCAGCTAAATCTGCCTTTACAACCAATTCATTATACCATTTGCTGTAATCTTCGCTTCTTGAGGTTAGTTTTGCCATTATTTTTTAAATTTTTTTTAACTTTTTTA
Coding sequences:
- the proS gene encoding proline--tRNA ligase, with product MAKLTSRSEDYSKWYNELVVKADLAENSSVRGCMVIKPYGYAIWEKMRDEMDKKFKETGHVNAYFPLFVPKSLFEAEEKNAEGFAKECAVVTHYRLKTDPNNPHKLIVDPDAKLEEELIVRPTSEAIIWSTYKNWIQSYRDLPILINQWANVVRWEMRTRLFLRTAEFLWQEGHTAHATKDEAVEEAAKMNNVYADFAENFMAMPVIQGMKTPSERFAGADDTYCIEALMQDGKALQAGTSHFLGQNFAKAFDVKFTNKEGKIEHAWATSWGTSTRLMGALIMTHSDDFGLVLPPTLAPIQVVIVPIFKGDEQLNQISEVALDIQAKLKAKGISVKFDNDTQNKPGWKFAEYELKGVPVRIAIGPKDLENKSVEIARRDNLTKQTHSIEGLDTYIEELLQTIQKDIYTKALNFRNENITKVDTYEEFKNVLKEKGGFIYAHWDGTAEEEEQIKNETKATIRCIPLDNDIEEGVSLISGKPSKRRVLFAKAY